In one window of Cytophagaceae bacterium ABcell3 DNA:
- a CDS encoding DEAD/DEAH box helicase family protein: MKKVLFCRVGWCKYYDDIKDKGKRPIGGGSYNKDEVGHEVYSFKPEKGILFGYVQPSMQSFSRRELNLERISVNLNDKNLIEDVLVIFFATSIRQGAQVVVGWYKDASVYRKYQKPKNQNNRNGFTYNLVTSEENGVLLNGYDRKWKISDPQSKQGRPGTSNVFYVLNEKGEPRKGAWINEILEKIENFSGDNLLHGGEYSEEKYDEPAKTNLKDTYRFEGEFSEKDAHNIAGKNESTVLSKNRSLLYAVGDDARKLTNSDLFPEAVSCLLKNPKLKEVHLLSFVTNKTFFEQAGLTSFIKSNPGKLKVLLAPPAGTDHLFAVELYKFMAEGLLQLKQVGKVEYSCGLMHNKLYNFVLADENYLTITGSANATGAGINRNMEYSVAFTGIMDSEKLAPVNYFNDLWEKSEEFNPLDFCAIPEGFVTPQTTSKTLFKYQKAVHKNLNETFLPVLQGYSYPKTGAFLVMPTGSGKTFTMVKWLFDQFLKEKHTTARVLWLSHRTELLEQATREIESVKWNSEIKVEVNPVFHNHYFGEEYFNKGFIICSCHKASGKYFDILKALKFDLIIVDESHRASGETEMYGTILRKLEYKALIGLSATPYRGGGVEQETLATHFHLDKSQKNIQPSVVASVTLEDVKKENPKIFSEPEFVYVDTQAETILGEDFSDYLDKLKSRQERNSFILESYINLKKEKNFRSALFFCIDCEHANQIAEMLNECGQKAQVFHMGKITREGCQPDVTGDSISDFDRFRIIQDFRTGKIECLVTVGLLTEGFDVPNIDAIFLTRPTFSTVLMTQMIGRGLRGPAVGGSEKCLIVDFHDKVKYHQINHELQIKRATRELVFEEVQEEDVVDVYGD, encoded by the coding sequence ATGAAAAAAGTCCTTTTTTGTCGCGTTGGATGGTGTAAATATTATGACGATATAAAAGATAAAGGAAAAAGGCCCATAGGTGGAGGAAGTTATAATAAAGATGAGGTAGGTCATGAGGTTTATAGTTTTAAACCTGAGAAGGGTATCTTATTCGGTTATGTACAACCTTCAATGCAATCATTTTCCAGACGTGAACTAAATCTTGAAAGAATATCTGTAAACTTAAATGATAAAAACCTAATAGAAGATGTACTTGTAATATTCTTTGCTACTTCAATAAGGCAAGGTGCACAGGTAGTTGTTGGTTGGTATAAAGACGCTAGTGTTTACAGAAAATACCAAAAACCCAAAAATCAAAACAACAGAAATGGTTTTACATATAATTTAGTTACTTCTGAAGAAAATGGGGTTTTACTGAACGGTTATGACAGAAAATGGAAGATATCTGATCCACAAAGTAAACAAGGAAGACCCGGTACAAGCAATGTCTTTTATGTCCTGAATGAAAAAGGAGAACCAAGAAAGGGAGCCTGGATTAATGAAATTCTTGAAAAAATAGAAAACTTCTCCGGCGACAATCTTTTGCATGGAGGAGAATATTCTGAAGAAAAATATGACGAACCTGCCAAAACCAACCTTAAAGATACGTATAGGTTTGAAGGAGAATTTTCAGAAAAAGATGCCCATAACATTGCCGGCAAAAACGAGTCTACGGTTTTATCAAAAAATCGCTCTTTGCTTTATGCCGTTGGTGATGACGCCAGAAAACTTACAAATTCAGATCTTTTTCCTGAGGCTGTTTCCTGTCTCTTGAAAAATCCTAAATTGAAGGAGGTTCACCTTCTTTCTTTTGTTACCAATAAAACGTTTTTTGAGCAAGCAGGACTTACTTCATTTATAAAATCAAATCCTGGAAAACTTAAAGTGCTTCTGGCTCCTCCTGCCGGAACGGACCATCTTTTTGCTGTGGAACTGTATAAATTTATGGCTGAAGGATTACTTCAGCTTAAACAAGTAGGCAAGGTTGAATATAGTTGTGGTCTTATGCATAATAAGCTATACAACTTTGTGCTTGCTGATGAAAACTACCTCACAATAACCGGCTCCGCCAATGCCACAGGTGCAGGCATAAACCGGAACATGGAATATTCCGTTGCTTTTACAGGAATTATGGATTCCGAAAAGCTTGCACCGGTCAACTATTTCAATGATTTGTGGGAAAAAAGCGAAGAATTTAATCCTTTAGATTTTTGTGCTATTCCTGAAGGATTTGTTACTCCGCAGACTACCTCTAAAACGCTTTTTAAATATCAGAAAGCGGTTCATAAGAATTTGAATGAAACTTTTCTTCCTGTTTTGCAGGGATATTCTTATCCCAAAACCGGTGCTTTTCTGGTGATGCCCACAGGTTCTGGTAAGACATTTACTATGGTAAAATGGCTTTTTGACCAATTTCTAAAGGAAAAGCATACTACTGCGAGGGTGCTCTGGCTTTCTCACCGTACGGAACTGCTTGAACAGGCAACTCGTGAAATTGAATCCGTAAAATGGAATTCTGAAATAAAAGTAGAGGTGAATCCTGTTTTCCATAACCATTATTTTGGTGAGGAATATTTTAACAAAGGATTTATTATATGCTCTTGTCATAAAGCCTCCGGGAAATATTTTGATATTCTGAAGGCATTAAAGTTTGACCTGATCATTGTAGATGAAAGTCATCGCGCATCTGGTGAAACCGAAATGTACGGAACCATCCTCAGGAAGCTTGAATACAAAGCGCTTATTGGTCTTTCCGCCACGCCTTACAGAGGGGGAGGTGTGGAACAGGAAACGCTGGCAACCCACTTCCATTTAGATAAAAGCCAAAAGAATATACAGCCTTCTGTGGTTGCTTCTGTTACGCTTGAAGATGTTAAAAAAGAAAACCCAAAGATTTTCTCTGAACCGGAGTTTGTTTATGTAGATACCCAAGCCGAAACCATTCTGGGTGAAGATTTTTCAGATTACCTGGATAAGCTAAAGAGCCGTCAGGAAAGAAACAGCTTTATTCTTGAATCTTACATAAACCTAAAAAAGGAAAAGAACTTCCGCTCAGCCTTATTTTTCTGTATTGATTGTGAACATGCCAATCAAATTGCAGAAATGCTCAACGAATGCGGACAAAAGGCTCAGGTTTTTCACATGGGCAAAATCACCAGGGAGGGCTGCCAGCCGGACGTTACCGGAGATTCAATCTCTGATTTCGACCGTTTCCGCATCATTCAGGACTTCCGAACCGGAAAGATTGAGTGCCTGGTTACTGTAGGCCTCTTAACAGAAGGTTTTGACGTGCCTAACATAGATGCCATTTTCCTTACCCGACCAACTTTCAGTACTGTTCTCATGACCCAGATGATAGGCCGCGGTCTTCGTGGACCTGCCGTAGGCGGTTCTGAAAAGTGCCTCATTGTAGACTTTCACGACAAGGTAAAATACCACCAGATAAACCATGAGCTGCAAATTAAGAGGGCAACGAGGGAACTGGTTTTTGAGGAAGTGCAGGAAGAGGATGTCGTGGATGTGTATGGGGATTAA
- a CDS encoding ATP-binding protein gives MPIHTKLTLLYTAITAVLLTAFSVAIYWTYTENREEEFFRLLRLQATIKANLLLDAQVEPEVLQLIYQQSRTATFQEEVAIYDTSYNLLYHDAVEIDFVKETPEMLDEIRDAGELRFWQENWQVLGFRFEYENNVYLITAAAYDHYGFTKAEHLRYSMFIGLLIAIVVCFFLGRIYSRKSLEPVSEMVDKVEDITATNLDLRVNEGNGKDEIAELAITFNNMLDRLENSFESQKHFVSNISHEVRTPLSTIIAELDLALSKPRSAEEYEKTISLVKNDAVKISRLITGLLDLAKADYDKSAVKFRPTRVDEVLLDARKELMKADSAYSADINFEIEESDQDVEFSILGNEYLLKVAFLNLMENACKYAPDNHCKVSIRAGKKAIMVYFKDNGPGIPKEEQSKVFEPFYRGKNQSLGKGNGIGLALTQKIVSLHRGSVTLTSAVNRGTEVGTTLPL, from the coding sequence TTGCCTATACACACCAAACTTACGCTACTTTACACTGCTATCACGGCAGTTCTATTGACTGCCTTTTCCGTGGCTATTTATTGGACTTATACAGAAAACCGCGAGGAGGAGTTTTTTAGATTACTTCGCTTGCAGGCTACTATAAAAGCCAACTTGCTTCTAGATGCTCAGGTAGAACCAGAAGTTCTTCAACTGATTTATCAGCAGTCTCGTACGGCTACCTTTCAGGAAGAAGTGGCTATTTATGATACTTCCTATAATTTGCTTTATCATGATGCTGTTGAAATAGATTTTGTAAAAGAAACACCCGAAATGTTAGATGAAATTAGGGATGCGGGGGAATTACGCTTTTGGCAGGAGAATTGGCAGGTTCTTGGGTTTCGTTTTGAGTATGAAAATAATGTTTACCTGATAACAGCCGCCGCTTATGACCATTATGGTTTTACCAAGGCTGAACACCTTAGGTATTCTATGTTTATAGGTTTACTTATTGCTATAGTGGTTTGTTTTTTCCTAGGAAGGATCTACAGTCGGAAGTCCTTGGAACCTGTGTCTGAAATGGTAGACAAAGTTGAAGACATTACAGCTACAAATTTAGACTTAAGGGTAAACGAAGGTAATGGCAAAGATGAAATTGCGGAACTTGCCATTACTTTTAATAATATGTTGGACAGGCTTGAAAACTCTTTTGAATCACAAAAACACTTTGTTTCTAATATTTCTCATGAGGTAAGGACTCCATTATCTACTATTATAGCAGAGTTGGACTTGGCCCTTTCAAAACCAAGAAGTGCTGAGGAGTATGAAAAAACGATATCTCTCGTAAAGAATGATGCCGTAAAAATTTCCCGGTTAATCACAGGCCTGCTTGACCTTGCCAAAGCTGATTATGACAAGTCTGCTGTTAAATTCCGCCCAACAAGAGTGGACGAGGTGCTACTTGATGCCCGAAAAGAATTGATGAAAGCCGATAGTGCTTATTCGGCAGATATAAATTTTGAAATTGAAGAGTCAGATCAAGATGTTGAGTTTTCTATTTTGGGAAATGAATACCTGCTAAAAGTAGCCTTTCTTAACCTTATGGAAAATGCCTGCAAGTATGCACCGGACAATCATTGCAAGGTTTCTATCCGTGCCGGTAAAAAAGCCATTATGGTTTACTTTAAAGATAATGGCCCTGGAATTCCTAAAGAAGAGCAAAGTAAAGTCTTTGAACCCTTTTACAGAGGTAAAAACCAAAGTCTTGGAAAAGGAAATGGTATAGGACTAGCTCTTACACAAAAGATTGTTAGTTTGCACCGAGGAAGTGTCACACTTACCTCGGCTGTTAACCGCGGAACGGAAGTAGGTACTACGCTGCCCCTTTAG
- a CDS encoding serine hydrolase, whose amino-acid sequence MSILKKVLLALLGGFIVLNLYILLSGQSYIYHAIVSPGPELDDYKLFYQRAIAASPNAQEWPLSLHYNEQTLSNKLRKTLKENKSVSFLVIKNDSILHEEYFDGYGTSSLFSSASVAKAYVSTLVGIAITEGYIESVEEPVANYLPSFKDEGKKNITIKHLLQMSSGLKWEASPVDPFSHTVEAYYVNDLRKMVDDMEPAYEPGQYYRYSDGDALALGLVVCEATGKKLSKLMESYFWHPQLIADSASWSLEKAGGMEKAFCCLNMTTRGFAYLGNLYLHQGIVKGSHVLDSAFIEAATAPSNLKKREDPDTRVDFFGYVWRPFTHESLGNLFYASGFLGQKIIVVPSQKMILVNIGNQNSDQVNNHPEDLYVILDEVAKMF is encoded by the coding sequence ATGAGTATTTTAAAGAAGGTGTTGTTGGCACTGCTCGGAGGTTTTATCGTACTGAACCTATATATTTTACTTTCTGGCCAATCATATATTTATCATGCCATTGTAAGTCCTGGACCGGAGCTGGACGATTATAAGCTTTTTTACCAAAGGGCGATAGCTGCTAGCCCTAATGCGCAGGAATGGCCATTGTCCTTGCATTATAACGAGCAAACATTGTCAAATAAATTGCGGAAAACTCTTAAGGAAAATAAATCTGTTTCTTTTTTGGTCATAAAAAATGACTCAATTCTGCATGAGGAGTATTTTGATGGCTATGGGACAAGCAGCCTCTTTAGTTCAGCTTCTGTCGCCAAAGCCTATGTTTCTACTTTGGTAGGAATAGCCATAACAGAAGGGTATATAGAAAGTGTGGAAGAACCGGTCGCCAACTATTTACCATCATTTAAAGATGAAGGCAAAAAGAATATAACCATTAAGCATTTGCTACAAATGAGCTCAGGTCTTAAATGGGAAGCCTCCCCTGTTGATCCTTTTTCTCACACAGTAGAGGCTTACTATGTGAATGACTTAAGAAAGATGGTAGATGATATGGAACCAGCGTATGAGCCGGGACAATATTACCGTTACAGCGATGGAGATGCACTGGCGCTGGGTCTTGTTGTTTGTGAAGCTACAGGTAAAAAGCTTAGTAAGTTGATGGAATCATATTTTTGGCATCCACAGCTAATAGCCGACAGTGCTTCGTGGAGTTTGGAAAAAGCGGGTGGCATGGAAAAGGCTTTTTGCTGTCTTAACATGACTACCAGAGGTTTTGCGTACCTTGGCAACTTATATTTACACCAAGGAATAGTTAAGGGAAGTCATGTATTAGACTCAGCATTTATAGAAGCGGCAACTGCTCCAAGTAATTTGAAGAAAAGAGAAGACCCTGACACGCGCGTTGATTTTTTTGGGTATGTTTGGCGACCATTTACGCACGAAAGTCTGGGCAACCTTTTTTATGCAAGCGGTTTTCTAGGACAAAAGATTATAGTTGTACCTTCGCAAAAAATGATTCTGGTAAATATTGGAAACCAAAACTCTGATCAGGTGAACAATCACCCCGAGGACTTATATGTGATCCTAGATGAGGTTGCAAAAATGTTTTGA
- a CDS encoding ATP-binding protein produces MAAADQIKSLIKSFGEGDESRFFATAMQIAASEARQGHTTFAQELKNLIEKAKKERSLSFLDNGKTIPISRPKRELNELIEIFNPKIRLADMVLDKQVRDSLNRVVVEYRKTDLLRQHNLSPRRKLLLTGLPGCGKTMTAQALAGELGLPVFIIRLDGLISKFMGESIAKLRMIFEAMEEHRGVYLFDEFDSIGSHRDQGQDVGEIKRVLNSFLINIEKDQSNSIVIAATNLPDSLDKALFRRFDDIISYPLPNKDDIKALLKKHLSGFTLSEKSALDKVSKEAQGLSYSDIVRACEEAIKEMIILDEDSISVESLLTLLKKRKSF; encoded by the coding sequence ATGGCAGCCGCAGATCAGATAAAAAGCCTTATTAAATCCTTTGGAGAAGGGGATGAATCAAGATTTTTTGCTACTGCAATGCAAATCGCGGCCTCCGAAGCAAGACAAGGGCATACTACCTTTGCTCAGGAACTAAAAAACCTTATTGAAAAAGCTAAAAAGGAACGTTCCTTATCTTTCCTTGACAACGGAAAGACCATTCCTATTTCCAGGCCTAAACGGGAACTCAATGAGCTAATTGAAATTTTTAATCCCAAAATCAGGCTTGCTGATATGGTATTGGATAAGCAGGTGAGGGATTCATTAAACAGGGTTGTTGTAGAATACCGGAAAACAGACCTGCTTAGACAACATAACCTAAGTCCCAGACGGAAACTTTTACTGACAGGCCTGCCGGGCTGTGGAAAGACGATGACGGCTCAGGCTTTGGCCGGTGAACTTGGTCTTCCGGTTTTTATTATCAGGTTGGATGGCTTAATCTCCAAATTTATGGGAGAGTCCATTGCAAAGCTTAGAATGATTTTTGAAGCAATGGAAGAACACCGGGGTGTTTACTTGTTTGATGAATTTGATTCTATTGGTTCACACAGGGATCAGGGACAGGATGTTGGTGAAATCAAAAGAGTACTCAATAGTTTTCTGATAAATATTGAGAAAGACCAAAGCAACAGTATTGTTATTGCTGCTACTAATTTACCCGACTCTCTGGATAAGGCACTCTTCAGGAGGTTTGATGATATTATTTCTTATCCTTTACCTAACAAGGACGATATCAAAGCTCTGTTGAAAAAACATCTTTCGGGCTTTACCTTATCAGAAAAAAGTGCGCTTGATAAGGTGAGTAAAGAAGCTCAGGGGTTAAGTTATTCAGATATTGTAAGGGCTTGCGAAGAGGCTATCAAGGAGATGATAATTTTAGATGAAGACAGTATTTCAGTCGAGTCCTTGCTGACTTTGTTGAAGAAGCGTAAAAGTTTTTAG
- the purL gene encoding phosphoribosylformylglycinamidine synthase has protein sequence MIRFFFSQSNKVFAVQIQQELNPTDISKLEWLFGEAKLKQESSLSGFFVGPRASMVTPWSTNAVEITQNMAIEGIARIEEFKIVEKGYKDFDPMLSQKYNGLDQNIFTINIKPEPVIPITDIAAYNKQEGLSLSEEEVAYLDKLSERLGRPLTDSEVFGFSQVNSEHCRHKIFNGKFIIDGEEKQSSLFKLIRKTSETNPNDIVSAYKDNVAFIKGPTVQQFAPKRADEPDFYQVSDFESVISIKAETHNFPTTVEPFNGAATGSGGEIRDRLAGGQGALPLAGTAVYMTALSRLEKDRPWEKATQERKWLYQTPMDILIKASNGATDFGNKFGQPLITGSVLTFEHDEKADSLPSPRKLGYDKVIMLAGGVGYGKASQAQKKKPKTGDKIVILGGDNYRIGMGGAAVSSADTGEHGTGIELNAIQRSNPEMQKRAANAIRGMVEHENNTIVSIHDHGAGGHLNCLSELVEETGGKIDLDKLPVGDPTLSAKEIIGNESQERMGLVIGEKDIETLKKIAERERSPMYTVGDVTGDHRFTFESSTSGEKPMDLELGDMFGSSPKMVMTDKSVERTYQAVTYDKNQLQSYLEQVLQLEAVACKDWLTNKVDRCVGGRVAKQQCAGPLQLPLNNCGVMAIDFQGKEGIATSVGHAPISALIDPAAGSRNAIGESLSNIVWAPLKDGLKSVSLSANWMWACKNEGEDARLYKAVEACSDFAIALGINIPTGKDSLSMKQKYKEEDVIAPGTVIISAGANCSDVRKVVEPVLQKDGGNIYYINLSNDAYKLGGSSFAQVVNKIGNETPDITNADQFKNAFNTLQQLIKEGKIEAGHDIGSGGLITTLLEMCFADNNLGAKLDLTSLGEPDTVKVLFAENIGVVFQAPAEVEATLKANGVIFHKIGASTSKATLELKNGSDAYNFDIPQLRDTWYKTSYLLDIKQSGAVSAKERFDNYKKHDLIYKFPEGFDGKKPVIDPAKPRIKAAIIREKGSNSEREMANAMYMAGFDVKDVHMTDLISGRETLEDIQFIGAVGGFSNSDVLGSAKGWAGAFMYNDKAKTALENFFERDDTLSVGICNGCQLFIELGLINMDHDKKPKMLHNVSQKHESIFTSLTISENKSVMLSNLAGCTLGVWVSHGEGRFSMPQTEDKYQIVAKYAYETYPHCPNGSDYNTAMLCDDTGRHLVMMPHIERSLLQWQWAHYPKGRQDEVSPWMEAFVNARKWLEKI, from the coding sequence ATGATCCGTTTCTTTTTTAGTCAATCAAATAAAGTTTTTGCGGTACAAATCCAGCAAGAACTGAACCCTACAGATATTTCAAAGTTAGAATGGCTTTTCGGTGAGGCCAAGTTAAAGCAAGAAAGCTCCTTGAGTGGATTTTTTGTAGGCCCTCGTGCTTCCATGGTTACCCCCTGGAGTACCAATGCCGTTGAGATAACCCAAAACATGGCTATTGAGGGAATTGCCAGAATCGAAGAATTTAAAATAGTAGAAAAGGGGTACAAAGACTTTGATCCGATGCTTTCTCAAAAGTACAACGGACTTGATCAAAATATTTTTACTATTAATATCAAGCCCGAACCTGTTATACCTATAACAGACATTGCGGCTTATAACAAACAAGAAGGCTTATCGCTTAGCGAAGAGGAAGTAGCGTACCTTGACAAACTTTCCGAAAGACTGGGCAGGCCTTTGACAGACTCAGAAGTATTTGGTTTTTCACAGGTAAACTCGGAGCACTGCCGGCATAAGATCTTCAATGGAAAGTTCATTATTGATGGCGAAGAAAAACAAAGTTCTTTGTTCAAGCTTATCCGGAAAACATCAGAAACCAACCCTAACGATATTGTTTCTGCTTATAAAGACAATGTAGCATTTATTAAAGGCCCTACCGTTCAACAGTTTGCCCCCAAACGTGCCGACGAGCCGGATTTTTATCAGGTAAGCGACTTTGAATCTGTTATTTCCATAAAAGCTGAAACCCATAACTTCCCTACAACCGTCGAGCCCTTTAATGGTGCGGCCACAGGTTCAGGAGGGGAGATCAGAGACAGACTAGCAGGCGGTCAAGGTGCACTTCCTTTAGCTGGAACAGCTGTTTACATGACCGCTTTATCTCGTTTGGAAAAAGACCGTCCTTGGGAGAAAGCCACACAGGAAAGAAAGTGGCTTTATCAAACCCCTATGGACATCCTTATCAAGGCTTCCAATGGTGCTACAGATTTCGGAAATAAATTTGGACAGCCGTTGATTACAGGTTCGGTCCTCACTTTTGAGCACGACGAAAAAGCTGATTCACTTCCATCTCCAAGAAAGCTGGGATATGACAAAGTGATCATGCTTGCCGGGGGCGTAGGATATGGAAAAGCCAGTCAGGCGCAGAAAAAGAAACCCAAAACCGGAGATAAAATCGTCATTCTTGGCGGTGACAACTATAGAATCGGAATGGGTGGCGCAGCCGTTTCTTCGGCAGATACCGGTGAGCATGGAACCGGTATTGAGTTAAATGCCATCCAGCGTTCGAATCCAGAGATGCAGAAACGTGCCGCCAATGCCATTAGAGGAATGGTGGAGCATGAAAATAATACCATTGTGTCTATTCATGACCATGGTGCCGGCGGACACCTTAACTGTCTTTCTGAATTGGTAGAAGAAACCGGAGGCAAAATAGATCTTGACAAACTGCCAGTAGGCGACCCGACACTTTCTGCCAAAGAAATTATCGGCAACGAATCGCAAGAACGTATGGGTTTGGTGATAGGAGAGAAGGACATTGAGACCTTGAAGAAAATCGCCGAACGTGAACGCTCGCCTATGTATACGGTAGGAGATGTGACCGGCGACCACCGCTTTACCTTTGAGTCTTCTACAAGTGGAGAGAAGCCAATGGATTTGGAGCTGGGCGATATGTTCGGCAGCTCCCCTAAAATGGTCATGACCGATAAGTCTGTAGAAAGGACTTACCAAGCGGTAACTTATGATAAAAACCAACTTCAGTCTTACTTGGAACAGGTGCTGCAATTAGAAGCAGTGGCCTGTAAAGACTGGCTTACCAATAAAGTAGACCGTTGCGTGGGCGGACGCGTGGCTAAACAACAATGTGCAGGACCGCTTCAATTGCCTTTAAACAATTGTGGTGTAATGGCCATTGATTTTCAAGGCAAAGAAGGTATTGCCACCTCGGTAGGACATGCCCCAATTTCGGCCCTTATAGACCCGGCAGCCGGTAGTCGCAATGCCATTGGCGAATCACTGTCAAATATTGTTTGGGCGCCTTTGAAAGATGGCCTAAAAAGCGTTTCCCTTTCGGCCAACTGGATGTGGGCCTGCAAAAACGAAGGTGAAGACGCTCGATTATATAAAGCCGTAGAAGCTTGCTCTGACTTTGCCATTGCCTTGGGTATCAATATCCCAACCGGCAAAGACTCGCTATCTATGAAGCAAAAATATAAAGAAGAGGATGTAATAGCGCCGGGAACGGTTATCATTTCCGCAGGTGCCAATTGCAGTGATGTTCGTAAAGTGGTGGAGCCTGTATTGCAGAAAGATGGGGGTAATATTTACTATATCAACCTGTCAAACGATGCTTATAAACTTGGCGGGTCTTCTTTTGCGCAGGTGGTCAACAAAATCGGAAATGAAACACCTGACATTACCAATGCCGACCAATTTAAAAACGCTTTTAATACACTTCAACAGTTAATTAAGGAAGGTAAGATAGAGGCAGGACATGATATCGGCAGCGGTGGCTTGATTACTACTTTATTGGAAATGTGCTTTGCCGACAACAACTTGGGGGCAAAACTAGACTTAACATCACTTGGTGAGCCGGATACTGTAAAGGTACTTTTTGCTGAAAATATTGGCGTGGTATTCCAGGCTCCAGCAGAGGTAGAAGCTACATTGAAAGCCAATGGGGTTATTTTCCATAAAATAGGAGCTAGCACTTCTAAAGCCACTTTGGAATTGAAAAACGGCTCGGATGCCTACAATTTTGACATACCTCAATTAAGAGACACTTGGTATAAGACATCGTACCTTTTAGATATCAAGCAAAGCGGGGCTGTAAGTGCCAAGGAGCGTTTTGACAACTATAAAAAGCACGACCTTATCTACAAATTCCCGGAAGGTTTTGATGGTAAAAAGCCTGTTATAGATCCTGCCAAACCAAGGATCAAAGCTGCCATCATCCGTGAAAAGGGAAGCAATTCCGAACGGGAAATGGCCAATGCCATGTATATGGCCGGGTTTGATGTAAAGGACGTGCACATGACAGACCTGATTTCCGGCAGGGAGACTTTAGAGGATATTCAGTTTATTGGCGCAGTAGGAGGGTTTTCTAACTCCGACGTGTTAGGATCGGCCAAAGGTTGGGCGGGCGCATTTATGTACAATGACAAAGCCAAAACAGCCTTGGAAAACTTCTTCGAACGCGACGATACATTGTCGGTCGGTATCTGTAACGGTTGTCAACTATTCATAGAGTTGGGTCTCATCAACATGGATCATGACAAGAAGCCTAAAATGCTTCACAACGTGAGTCAAAAACACGAAAGTATTTTCACCTCCCTAACCATCAGTGAAAACAAATCAGTGATGCTTTCCAACCTTGCCGGGTGTACCTTGGGCGTTTGGGTGTCGCACGGAGAAGGCCGTTTTAGCATGCCACAAACAGAAGACAAATATCAGATCGTAGCCAAATATGCCTACGAAACCTATCCGCATTGCCCTAACGGTTCAGACTATAATACCGCTATGTTGTGCGACGACACAGGCCGCCACCTGGTCATGATGCCACACATTGAACGTTCACTGTTACAATGGCAATGGGCACATTATCCAAAAGGCCGCCAAGACGAAGTGTCGCCATGGATGGAGGCATTTGTCAATGCAAGGAAATGGTTGGAGAAGATATAA
- a CDS encoding ATP-binding cassette domain-containing protein, translating into MIQLKNISLATGDFNLSDVSLSIQEGSFNVLLGPTGSGKTLILEMIAGLRKSKTGSLHIQGKEAKLLAPEKRNIAYVPQDIALFPHLNVHENIIYGLTINHKKTDIQQVHKLADTLGIKHLLDRSVNELSGGEKQRVALARALIIKKRILLLDEPTAAIHESMQEELALFFKKIQQEYNLTILMTTHHKNTAFLLADYLHFIEKGKILFSTSKETFKHQPIPQSASAFFGIRNIINIKRNTDKEGKVDYWSEELNTLLTFDNKITSFTDTLNNQLKIGFKTTGIQPVNQEDGHANTFNAKVLDILMRENNVGLKLEVLTSGYHLYMDVPLYIFRSFNIDRGANIKCKIEKDDMWEIK; encoded by the coding sequence ATGATCCAACTGAAAAACATATCATTAGCCACAGGAGACTTTAACCTTTCGGATGTTTCTCTTTCCATTCAAGAGGGGTCTTTTAATGTGCTACTTGGCCCAACTGGTAGTGGAAAAACTTTAATACTTGAAATGATTGCCGGGCTTCGAAAAAGCAAAACAGGGTCTTTGCATATTCAAGGGAAAGAGGCTAAACTACTGGCTCCAGAGAAAAGAAATATTGCTTATGTACCTCAGGATATTGCTTTGTTTCCGCATTTAAATGTACATGAAAATATTATATACGGTTTGACTATAAACCACAAAAAGACAGACATTCAACAGGTTCATAAACTCGCTGACACTTTAGGGATAAAACATTTACTAGACAGGAGTGTCAATGAACTAAGCGGTGGAGAAAAACAAAGGGTCGCTTTGGCAAGAGCATTGATAATCAAAAAAAGAATCTTACTGCTCGACGAGCCCACAGCAGCCATTCACGAATCTATGCAAGAGGAACTAGCCCTGTTTTTCAAGAAAATACAACAGGAGTATAACCTCACCATCCTTATGACCACACATCATAAAAACACAGCATTTTTATTAGCTGACTATCTACATTTTATTGAAAAAGGGAAAATCCTTTTCAGCACTTCAAAAGAAACGTTTAAACACCAGCCGATTCCTCAAAGCGCCTCCGCTTTTTTTGGCATTCGCAATATTATTAACATAAAACGTAATACTGACAAAGAGGGAAAAGTTGATTATTGGAGCGAGGAATTAAACACATTATTGACTTTTGACAATAAAATAACTTCTTTTACAGATACGCTTAACAACCAGCTAAAGATAGGCTTTAAAACTACAGGAATTCAACCAGTTAATCAAGAGGATGGCCATGCTAATACATTCAACGCAAAAGTCCTCGACATTTTAATGAGGGAAAACAATGTAGGCTTAAAGTTAGAAGTCCTTACATCTGGCTATCATCTATATATGGATGTCCCTTTATACATATTCCGAAGCTTTAATATTGATAGAGGAGCAAACATTAAATGCAAAATAGAAAAGGACGATATGTGGGAGATTAAGTAA